A single region of the Arthrobacter sp. zg-Y820 genome encodes:
- a CDS encoding MBL fold metallo-hydrolase, with protein sequence MSAQTGSGSTPLGIEEVVGEVVIPPGVTGPDPLTMDVRSYAVAQPAGIVIIDTGMPDAEAGIAAAIEALGGTFSDVRDIFLTHLHQDHIGSLFAIAERAPLAAIYAGGPDAPDIRTPRRIRPIGEDDAIQDLGVLATPGHTPGHVSLFHEPTGTLFIGDAAASAQGEAIRGPEVFTADADQAEDSLERIAALGPARILFAHGAEIDSPAQALGRLIGGPPPQA encoded by the coding sequence ATGAGCGCACAGACCGGCAGCGGAAGCACACCCTTGGGAATCGAAGAAGTGGTGGGAGAAGTCGTGATTCCGCCCGGAGTCACGGGACCGGATCCGCTGACAATGGACGTCCGTTCCTATGCCGTGGCCCAGCCGGCGGGGATCGTCATCATTGATACCGGAATGCCCGACGCCGAGGCAGGCATTGCAGCAGCAATCGAGGCGCTCGGGGGCACCTTCTCCGACGTCCGCGACATCTTCCTGACCCATCTGCACCAGGACCACATCGGTTCGCTGTTCGCCATCGCCGAACGGGCTCCGCTGGCAGCCATCTACGCGGGCGGACCTGATGCCCCCGACATCAGGACTCCCCGCCGGATAAGGCCAATTGGCGAAGATGACGCCATTCAGGATCTCGGGGTTCTCGCCACCCCGGGTCACACCCCGGGCCACGTGAGCCTGTTCCATGAGCCGACCGGGACGCTGTTCATCGGTGACGCAGCCGCCTCCGCCCAGGGAGAAGCCATTCGCGGGCCTGAGGTGTTCACTGCGGATGCCGACCAGGCCGAGGATTCCCTGGAACGGATCGCCGCGCTCGGTCCCGCCCGCATCCTGTTTGCCCACGGAGCCGAGATCGATTCTCCGGCGCAAGCGCTGGGCCGCCTGATCGGCGGTCCTCCCCCGCAGGCCTGA
- a CDS encoding VOC family protein — protein MTGFPELQNTVLDTTDVRGLAEFYRQLLGLRYLPGDEPAPQGPDDVDWLVLTDGQGRRQLAFQLVERLERTTWPRPDVPMQMHLDFTVPDRESLADQHARALGLGAELLLDRTDDPGEPLYVYADPAGHPFCIFVG, from the coding sequence ATGACCGGATTTCCTGAGCTGCAAAACACTGTCCTGGATACCACCGACGTCCGCGGGCTGGCCGAGTTTTACCGTCAGCTTCTGGGGCTCCGTTATCTGCCCGGGGATGAGCCCGCGCCGCAGGGCCCGGATGACGTGGACTGGCTGGTGCTGACCGATGGGCAGGGCCGCCGACAGCTGGCGTTCCAGCTGGTTGAGCGGCTCGAGCGGACCACCTGGCCGCGCCCGGATGTGCCGATGCAGATGCATCTGGATTTCACCGTTCCGGACCGGGAATCACTGGCGGACCAGCACGCCCGGGCGCTGGGCCTGGGGGCGGAGCTCCTCCTGGACCGCACGGATGATCCGGGCGAGCCGCTCTACGTATACGCGGACCCGGCCGGCCATCCGTTCTGCATCTTCGTGGGCTGA